One region of Lathamus discolor isolate bLatDis1 chromosome 2, bLatDis1.hap1, whole genome shotgun sequence genomic DNA includes:
- the MRPL36 gene encoding large ribosomal subunit protein bL36m isoform X2 encodes MLSLLARAVAGPLGSLGRSPFSSLAPWWRAVLLSAPVSRALPPWCGAAAPRPLLALPPPAGLLPPLVAGLKSKVSLKRRCKDCFMVRRRGRLYVLCKTNPRHKQRQL; translated from the coding sequence ATGCTGTCTCTCCTGGCCAGGGCGGTCGCGGGGCCGCTCGGCTCGCTGGGCCGCTCGCCCTTCAGTTCCTTGGCTCCGTGGTGGCGGGCGGTGCTCCTGTCCGCCCCGGTGAGCCGGGCCCTGCCGCCGTGGTGCGGGgcggccgccccccgcccccTGCTGGCCCTCCCGCCGCCGGCCGGGCTGCTGCCGCCGCTCGTCGCGGGGCTGAAGAGCAAAGTGTCGCTGAAGAGGCGCTGCAAGGACTGCTTCATGGtccggcggcggggccggctcTACGTGCTCTGCAAAACCAACCCCCGGCACAAGCAGCGGCAGCTGTAG
- the NDUFS6 gene encoding NADH dehydrogenase [ubiquinone] iron-sulfur protein 6, mitochondrial has translation MAAPGATFRRLQLLRRSLSVAVAARPYGVRASGTGELVTHTGQVYDEKDYRRVRFVGRQKEVNKNFAIDLIAEQPVSEVESRVISCDGGGGALGHPKVYINLDKDTKTGTCGYCGLQFKQKHH, from the exons ATGGCGGCGCCCGGAGCGACCTTCCGCCGCTTGCAGCTGTTGCGGCGGTCGCTGTCCGTGGCGGTCGCCGCTCGGCCGTACGGTGTGCGGGCCTCCGGTACCGGCGAGCTGGTGACGCACACCGGGCAG gtGTATGATGAAAAGGATTATAGAAGAGTTAGATTCGTTGGACGGCAAAAGGAG GTGAACAAGAATTTTGCGATTGATCTGATAGCAGAGCAGCCTGTGAGTGAAGTTGAAAGCAGAGTGATATCatgtgatggtggtggtggagcCTTGGGACATCCTAAAGTGTACATAAACTTG GACAAAGATACAAAGACTGGAACATGTGGCTACTGTGGACTTCAGTTTAAACAGAAACATCACTGA
- the MRPL36 gene encoding large ribosomal subunit protein bL36m isoform X1, protein MRVQSMLSLLARAVAGPLGSLGRSPFSSLAPWWRAVLLSAPVSRALPPWCGAAAPRPLLALPPPAGLLPPLVAGLKSKVSLKRRCKDCFMVRRRGRLYVLCKTNPRHKQRQL, encoded by the exons ATGCG GGTGCAGAGCATGCTGTCTCTCCTGGCCAGGGCGGTCGCGGGGCCGCTCGGCTCGCTGGGCCGCTCGCCCTTCAGTTCCTTGGCTCCGTGGTGGCGGGCGGTGCTCCTGTCCGCCCCGGTGAGCCGGGCCCTGCCGCCGTGGTGCGGGgcggccgccccccgcccccTGCTGGCCCTCCCGCCGCCGGCCGGGCTGCTGCCGCCGCTCGTCGCGGGGCTGAAGAGCAAAGTGTCGCTGAAGAGGCGCTGCAAGGACTGCTTCATGGtccggcggcggggccggctcTACGTGCTCTGCAAAACCAACCCCCGGCACAAGCAGCGGCAGCTGTAG